A single Cucumis melo cultivar AY chromosome 4, USDA_Cmelo_AY_1.0, whole genome shotgun sequence DNA region contains:
- the LOC103487004 gene encoding gibberellin-regulated protein 4 translates to MAMPKFAALLLLALIAISMLQTAVMAGSGGRNRNPYGPGSVKVFQCPNRCAKRCGRTQYHKPCMFFCQKCCRKCLCVPPGYYGNKAVCPCYNNWKTKEGGPKCP, encoded by the exons ATGGCCATGCCCAAGTTCGCTGCTCTCTTGCTCTTGGCCCTCATTGCCATTTCCATGCTTCAGACTGCT GTCATGGCCGGCAGTGGTGGTCGAAACAGG aacCCATATGGACCGGGAAGTGTCAAAGTCTTCC aATGCCCAAATCGATGTGCCAAACGGTGTGGAAGAACACAATACCACAAGCCATGCATGTTCTTCTGCCAAAAGTGCTGCAGGAAGTGCTTGTGTGTGCCGCCTGGCTACTATGGAAACAAAGCCGTTTGCCCTTGCTACAACAACTGGAAGACAAAGGAAGGAGGACCCAAATGCCCTTAA